The Peribacillus sp. FSL P2-0133 genome has a segment encoding these proteins:
- a CDS encoding 2-phosphosulfolactate phosphatase — MEYIQNIHLLLKKEEINREKLQEGDKVAVILDVLLATTTIISALHDGARQVIPVMDPVDALVKCQELDQGDSIVAGELKAKPVDDLMYPSPTLLSKLVPSKTLILSTTNGTVALRNSAAAKKVYIASLLNNPSVAEKIKKHHKTETIIIVCSGNSGEFSLEDFYGAGHLIDCLIAGSQGTFILNDAAKAAKALYRTNSENAFDILKSSYVGQLFDKHSLIADLELAAQKGSMDLVPELVDGKIEAELKRQET; from the coding sequence ATGGAATATATACAAAACATTCATTTGCTACTAAAAAAAGAAGAGATAAATAGGGAAAAGCTTCAAGAGGGGGATAAAGTTGCGGTCATCCTGGATGTGTTATTAGCGACCACAACGATTATTTCAGCACTTCATGATGGAGCACGCCAGGTGATACCTGTCATGGATCCAGTGGATGCCTTGGTGAAATGCCAGGAATTGGACCAGGGGGATTCCATAGTGGCAGGGGAACTAAAAGCAAAGCCGGTTGATGATTTAATGTATCCAAGTCCGACGCTATTGAGTAAGTTGGTACCTAGCAAAACTTTAATATTGTCCACGACTAATGGAACGGTTGCGCTAAGGAATTCAGCCGCTGCCAAAAAGGTTTATATCGCATCTTTGTTAAATAATCCGTCAGTTGCTGAAAAAATAAAAAAACATCATAAAACAGAAACGATCATCATCGTTTGTTCGGGAAACTCTGGTGAATTCAGTCTGGAAGACTTTTACGGGGCAGGTCATTTGATAGATTGCCTGATTGCTGGATCACAAGGTACGTTCATACTCAACGATGCAGCAAAGGCTGCAAAAGCGCTTTATCGAACGAATAGCGAAAATGCCTTTGATATCCTGAAATCATCATATGTCGGACAGTTGTTTGACAAACACAGCTTGATCGCAGATTTGGAATTGGCGGCGCAAAAAGGTTCGATGGATCTTGTCCCAGAGTTGGTGGATGGAAAGATCGAAGCTGAATTGAAAAGGCAGGAAACGTAG
- a CDS encoding SDR family oxidoreductase gives MRFLQSIAVVTGAGSGIGKATAMRLSDEGAKVLLVGRTKGKLEEAAAEINARHTIPVADIFPADVTVEEDVKNLAMYVKEQYRDLHILINNAGGSKSSKLLDTSEADWDMIQHVNLKSVFLVSKYLGKVMEEGVGSGNKAINRAIVNVASLSGHQAGAFIPHYSSAKAGVISLTKSLALELAAAGIRVNSVSPGFIETPLTEDGLQNEKFVKSIQRNTALERVGKAEEISNVITFAASPEASYMTGTDLLVDGGWLIK, from the coding sequence ATGAGATTTTTACAGTCAATAGCGGTGGTGACAGGTGCAGGTTCCGGTATTGGGAAAGCTACAGCGATGCGCCTGTCGGACGAAGGGGCAAAAGTGTTGTTGGTAGGGCGGACGAAAGGAAAGCTGGAGGAAGCAGCTGCAGAAATCAATGCAAGGCACACGATTCCCGTAGCCGACATTTTCCCTGCAGATGTTACCGTCGAGGAAGATGTAAAGAATCTGGCCATGTATGTGAAGGAACAATATCGTGACCTTCACATTTTAATCAATAATGCAGGTGGATCAAAGTCCTCGAAGCTTTTGGATACATCTGAAGCTGATTGGGATATGATTCAACATGTCAATTTGAAAAGTGTCTTTCTAGTTTCCAAGTACTTGGGAAAAGTGATGGAAGAAGGAGTTGGCAGTGGAAATAAAGCCATCAATCGGGCAATCGTGAATGTGGCTTCACTGTCAGGACATCAGGCAGGGGCATTCATCCCGCATTACAGCTCTGCTAAAGCAGGGGTCATCAGTTTAACGAAATCATTGGCACTGGAACTCGCTGCAGCCGGCATTCGGGTCAATTCCGTATCACCGGGATTCATTGAAACGCCTTTAACGGAGGATGGATTGCAAAATGAAAAATTCGTAAAGTCGATTCAACGGAACACGGCACTGGAAAGAGTGGGGAAAGCGGAGGAAATAAGTAATGTCATTACCTTTGCTGCTTCGCCGGAGGCTTCCTATA